The following proteins are encoded in a genomic region of Xanthomonas citri pv. mangiferaeindicae:
- a CDS encoding alginate lyase produces the protein MTRSPLLILLLTVPFSAAGLPDAQAGPTTTQQVTSDATAPVLVTAAQWTQMRQEGARFPMFAREQSRAERRVRAMMDAGIDVPVPQDKGGGYTHEQHKRNYQAIQAAGALYRLTGDPAYASFARDLLLAYARLYPGLGPHPQGRGQIPGRLFWQTLNDSVWLVSAAQGYDAIRDSLSAADRSTIDDNVFRPMADFLSGTPENFDKIHNHATWAVAATGMTGYVLRDHSYVEKALMGSRRDGEAGFLKQVDQLFSPDGYYEEGPYYQRYALAPFILFANAIERNDPQRGIFRYRDGVLLKAVDALVQSSYGGYFFPINDAILDKGLDTEELVAGIGIAYARTGDAHLLSIAERQGRVLLSPEGLQVARALEEGKARAFDYRPQLLRDGPDGTEGGLAILRMGGENGQTLVMKNTKQGMGHGHFDKLNWLFYDNGQRVVTDYGAARFLNIEAKAGGIYLPENSSWARQTIAHNTLVVNEQSHFGGDWRTGQALAPTPLLFDITDDTQIASARMDAAYPGVRFTRTQALLSHPALGEPVVLDLLRVEGDAPARYDLPLHFNGHIMDVGFQTRSAVTTRPVLGKANGYQHVWIDASSEPSTDARSLTWLLDGRFYTYRFASTAPSRAMIGESGANDPSFNLRREPMLLQRVDGQTSTTFFGVLEPHGCYDGTAETVRGANSRIDRITHHRGADADVLVLHLDGGKTVALGVADDPAVGTPHEVSGDGQQWHWQGGWKRFDTPIGEDAK, from the coding sequence ATGACACGCTCCCCGCTGCTGATCCTGCTGCTGACGGTTCCATTCAGCGCCGCCGGCCTGCCCGACGCGCAGGCCGGCCCCACGACCACGCAACAGGTCACCTCCGACGCGACGGCCCCCGTGCTGGTGACCGCCGCACAGTGGACACAGATGCGCCAAGAGGGCGCGCGCTTTCCCATGTTCGCCCGGGAGCAATCGCGCGCCGAACGGCGCGTGCGGGCCATGATGGACGCGGGCATCGACGTGCCGGTGCCACAGGACAAGGGCGGCGGCTACACCCATGAACAGCACAAGCGCAATTACCAGGCCATCCAGGCCGCCGGTGCGCTGTACAGGCTGACCGGCGACCCTGCCTACGCGAGCTTCGCGCGCGATCTGCTGCTCGCCTACGCCAGGCTGTATCCAGGCCTGGGGCCGCATCCGCAAGGTCGCGGGCAGATCCCCGGCCGGCTGTTCTGGCAGACCCTCAATGATTCGGTGTGGCTGGTCAGTGCGGCGCAGGGCTACGACGCGATCCGCGACAGCCTGAGCGCGGCCGATCGCAGCACCATCGATGACAACGTATTCCGGCCGATGGCGGACTTCCTGTCCGGCACACCGGAAAATTTCGACAAGATCCACAACCACGCGACCTGGGCGGTCGCCGCGACCGGCATGACCGGCTATGTGCTGCGCGACCACAGCTACGTCGAGAAGGCCCTGATGGGGAGCCGGCGCGATGGCGAGGCCGGCTTCCTCAAGCAGGTGGACCAGTTGTTCTCGCCCGACGGCTACTACGAGGAAGGCCCCTATTACCAGCGCTACGCACTGGCGCCCTTCATCCTGTTCGCCAATGCGATCGAGCGCAACGATCCGCAGCGCGGCATCTTCCGATACCGCGACGGTGTCCTGCTCAAGGCCGTCGACGCGCTGGTGCAAAGCAGCTACGGCGGCTACTTCTTCCCGATCAATGACGCCATTCTCGACAAAGGGCTGGACACCGAAGAGCTGGTCGCCGGCATCGGCATCGCCTACGCACGGACCGGTGATGCGCACTTGCTTTCGATCGCCGAAAGACAGGGGCGCGTCCTGCTGTCGCCTGAAGGGCTCCAGGTCGCCCGTGCGCTGGAGGAAGGCAAAGCCAGGGCCTTCGACTATCGGCCGCAGCTGCTTCGCGACGGGCCCGACGGCACCGAAGGCGGCCTGGCGATCCTGCGCATGGGCGGTGAGAACGGCCAGACGCTGGTGATGAAGAACACCAAGCAGGGCATGGGTCACGGCCATTTCGACAAGCTCAACTGGCTGTTCTACGACAACGGCCAGCGCGTGGTCACCGACTACGGCGCAGCGCGCTTCCTCAACATCGAGGCCAAGGCAGGCGGCATCTATCTGCCCGAGAACAGCAGCTGGGCGCGGCAGACGATCGCGCACAACACATTGGTAGTGAACGAGCAGAGTCATTTCGGCGGCGACTGGAGAACGGGCCAGGCGCTGGCGCCGACGCCGCTGCTGTTCGACATCACCGACGACACGCAGATCGCCTCGGCACGCATGGACGCGGCCTACCCAGGCGTGCGCTTCACCCGCACCCAGGCGCTGCTGTCCCACCCGGCACTTGGCGAGCCGGTGGTGCTGGACCTGCTGCGCGTGGAGGGCGATGCCCCGGCGCGCTACGACCTGCCCCTGCATTTCAATGGGCACATCATGGACGTGGGCTTCCAGACCCGGTCGGCGGTGACCACCCGCCCGGTCCTGGGCAAGGCCAATGGCTATCAGCACGTCTGGATCGATGCCAGCAGCGAACCGAGCACCGACGCGCGCAGCCTGACCTGGCTGCTGGACGGACGCTTCTATACCTACCGGTTCGCCAGCACTGCACCCTCGCGCGCGATGATTGGCGAGAGCGGCGCGAACGATCCCTCGTTCAACCTGCGCCGCGAGCCGATGCTGCTGCAACGCGTGGATGGCCAGACCAGCACGACGTTCTTCGGCGTGCTCGAACCACACGGCTGCTACGACGGCACGGCCGAGACCGTGCGCGGCGCCAACAGCCGCATCGACCGCATCACTCACCACCGCGGCGCTGACGCCGACGTGCTGGTGCTGCATCTCGACGGCGGCAAGACCGTCGCGCTGGGCGTGGCCGACGACCCGGCAGTGGGCACCCCGCACGAAGTCAGCGGCGACGGTCAGCAATGGCATTGGCAGGGCGGCTGGAAACGCTTCGACACGCCCATCGGCGAGGACGCGAAATGA
- a CDS encoding MFS transporter has translation MKVTNNTRSYVRWLIVALIAVATVINYIDRNALAVMWPQISQDVGATKEDYALLVTIFMLFYAAGQFVFGRVFDIIGTRLGFALSIVVWSISIALHAVTHSILSFGIVRAMLGISEAGAWPGAVKANAEWFPARERALAQGVFNAGASIGAIVSAPLIAVLFLWLGWRGTFLLIGAIGFVWLLPWLIIYRAGPDRHPWVSAAERALILDAPAEAPGAPRPEYLPTVRQLLGHRQTWGILASRFFLDPIWWLFVSWLPIYLADTFGFDIKQIGIFAWVPYVGAMIGSLGGGWLSGRLIAAGWSVDRARKWAITLGGAIMVPALIGAVVATDPVWAVLTIAFVLFGFQIAIGNIQTLPGDIFHGKSVGSVAGLGGMAAVAGTLITTWLVPAMTRDSYAPIFILVATLVPASLLALWLITGRVEKLDAPVKSR, from the coding sequence ATGAAGGTGACCAACAACACCCGTTCCTACGTGCGCTGGCTGATCGTCGCCCTGATCGCGGTCGCGACGGTGATCAATTACATCGACCGCAACGCTCTGGCGGTGATGTGGCCGCAGATCTCGCAGGATGTTGGCGCAACCAAGGAGGACTATGCGCTGCTGGTGACGATCTTCATGCTGTTCTACGCCGCCGGCCAGTTCGTGTTCGGGCGCGTGTTCGACATCATCGGCACACGACTGGGCTTCGCGCTGTCGATCGTGGTGTGGTCGATCTCCATCGCCCTGCACGCGGTCACCCACTCCATCCTGTCTTTCGGCATCGTGCGCGCCATGCTCGGCATCAGCGAGGCCGGCGCATGGCCGGGCGCGGTCAAGGCCAACGCCGAGTGGTTTCCCGCACGTGAGCGCGCGCTCGCGCAGGGCGTGTTCAATGCCGGCGCCTCGATCGGCGCCATCGTCTCCGCCCCACTGATCGCGGTGCTGTTCCTGTGGCTGGGCTGGCGCGGCACGTTCCTGCTGATCGGTGCGATCGGCTTCGTCTGGCTGCTGCCGTGGCTGATCATCTACCGCGCAGGTCCCGACAGGCACCCGTGGGTGAGCGCGGCCGAGCGCGCGTTGATCCTCGACGCGCCTGCCGAAGCACCGGGCGCTCCCAGGCCGGAGTACCTGCCGACCGTGCGCCAGCTGCTCGGGCACCGGCAGACCTGGGGCATCCTCGCCTCGCGCTTCTTTCTCGATCCGATCTGGTGGCTGTTCGTGTCCTGGCTGCCGATCTATCTGGCCGACACCTTCGGTTTCGACATCAAACAGATCGGCATCTTCGCCTGGGTGCCCTATGTCGGCGCGATGATCGGCAGCCTTGGCGGCGGCTGGTTGTCCGGGCGCCTGATCGCCGCGGGCTGGAGTGTGGACCGCGCACGTAAATGGGCGATCACCCTGGGCGGCGCGATCATGGTCCCGGCCCTGATCGGCGCAGTGGTGGCGACCGATCCGGTCTGGGCCGTGCTGACGATCGCCTTCGTGCTGTTCGGTTTTCAGATCGCCATCGGCAACATCCAGACCCTCCCCGGCGACATCTTCCACGGCAAGTCGGTCGGCTCGGTGGCGGGCCTGGGCGGCATGGCCGCGGTCGCCGGCACGCTGATCACCACCTGGCTGGTGCCGGCGATGACCCGCGACTCGTATGCCCCGATCTTCATCCTGGTGGCGACCTTGGTGCCGGCCTCGCTGCTCGCGCTGTGGCTGATCACCGGCCGCGTCGAAAAGCTCGACGCTCCCGTCAAATCCCGCTGA
- a CDS encoding oxidoreductase, with product MTQFKDKVAIVTGGGRDIGRAISLKLAAAGAKVCINYANDEASAQDTLKQVQAAGGTAIAHRADVTDAHAVAGMVAATQAAFGERIDVLINVAGGMVQRRPLAEIDEAFFHKVMDLNMSSVYLTTHAVVPHMAEGGAIVNFASQAGRDGGGPGAAIYATAKAAVMTFSRAMAKELGPRGIRVNALCCGMIATRFHDEFTKPEVRTAVAGNTPLRRQGRPEEAADAALYLASDAAGFITGANLDVNGGTYFS from the coding sequence ATGACCCAATTCAAGGACAAGGTGGCGATCGTCACCGGCGGTGGCCGTGACATCGGCCGCGCCATCTCGCTCAAGCTGGCTGCAGCCGGCGCGAAGGTTTGCATCAACTACGCCAATGACGAGGCCAGCGCGCAGGACACGCTCAAGCAGGTCCAGGCCGCAGGCGGCACGGCCATCGCCCATCGCGCCGACGTCACCGATGCCCACGCGGTGGCCGGCATGGTCGCCGCCACCCAGGCCGCGTTCGGCGAGCGCATCGACGTGCTGATCAACGTGGCCGGCGGCATGGTCCAGCGCCGGCCGCTGGCCGAGATCGACGAGGCGTTCTTCCACAAGGTGATGGATCTCAATATGAGCTCGGTCTACCTGACCACCCATGCGGTGGTGCCGCACATGGCCGAAGGCGGCGCGATCGTGAACTTCGCCTCGCAAGCTGGCCGCGATGGCGGTGGCCCGGGCGCGGCAATCTACGCCACCGCCAAGGCGGCGGTGATGACGTTCTCACGCGCGATGGCCAAGGAACTGGGCCCACGCGGCATCCGCGTCAACGCACTGTGCTGCGGCATGATCGCCACCCGCTTCCATGACGAGTTCACCAAGCCCGAAGTGCGCACCGCCGTTGCCGGGAATACCCCGCTGCGGCGTCAGGGACGCCCGGAGGAAGCCGCCGATGCCGCGCTCTATCTGGCGTCGGACGCGGCCGGCTTCATCACTGGTGCCAACCTCGACGTCAATGGCGGCACCTACTTCTCCTGA
- a CDS encoding GDSL family lipase, which yields MRRWITGFSIALAFGAAALPVHAQVWVPAWTASPAPDRREGTAEAPLQFANQTVRQDMRLASSATALRFRISNELGEAPLRIGGASVRLTGTASPANPVTFDGRSEVVVPIGAAMLSDPVPMVVPALGDVSLTVYFPDATAPAVRRTALRVAEGRQADVGDNVPLAYRQNVVSAVLAERSSKPVVVVALGDSITEGATATRGSNGDWPALLARRLQQACPDQVVVVNAGISGNKIMDHGRSHSALARLDRDVIALPNLDRVIVFEGINDIRHDGGTPPVAGRNADDMVLGYRQIAERLHVNGIRAIAATITPFGGSDRYEPVAAATRTTLNTWMRSGHSGFDGLIDFDAILRDPHRPEYLPDTLTRDHLHPNDAGYQRMADGIDLSVLGCPAQ from the coding sequence ATGCGTCGCTGGATCACTGGGTTCTCGATCGCACTTGCCTTCGGCGCCGCAGCGCTGCCCGTCCATGCCCAGGTCTGGGTGCCGGCATGGACCGCCTCGCCGGCACCGGACCGCCGGGAAGGCACGGCGGAGGCGCCACTACAATTCGCCAACCAGACCGTCCGCCAGGACATGCGCCTGGCCAGTTCGGCCACGGCGTTGCGTTTCCGCATCAGCAATGAGCTGGGGGAGGCGCCCCTGAGGATCGGCGGTGCGTCCGTTCGTCTCACCGGCACCGCCAGTCCGGCAAACCCGGTGACCTTCGACGGTCGCAGCGAGGTGGTGGTGCCGATCGGCGCGGCCATGCTCAGCGATCCGGTGCCGATGGTGGTGCCGGCGCTGGGCGATGTCTCGCTGACCGTGTACTTCCCCGATGCGACAGCACCGGCTGTGCGCCGCACCGCGCTGCGCGTTGCCGAGGGCCGCCAGGCCGATGTCGGCGATAACGTGCCACTGGCCTACCGCCAGAACGTGGTCTCGGCGGTCCTTGCCGAGCGCAGCAGCAAGCCGGTCGTGGTGGTCGCACTTGGCGATTCGATCACCGAAGGCGCCACTGCCACGCGCGGCAGCAACGGCGACTGGCCGGCGCTGCTGGCCCGTCGTCTGCAGCAGGCATGCCCGGACCAGGTGGTGGTGGTCAATGCCGGCATCAGCGGCAACAAGATCATGGACCACGGCCGCAGTCACAGCGCCTTGGCGCGCTTGGACCGCGACGTGATCGCGCTGCCGAACCTGGATCGCGTGATCGTGTTCGAAGGCATCAACGACATCCGCCACGACGGTGGCACGCCGCCGGTGGCCGGCCGCAATGCCGACGACATGGTGCTGGGCTATCGCCAGATTGCCGAACGCCTGCATGTCAACGGCATCCGCGCGATCGCCGCGACCATCACGCCGTTCGGCGGTTCGGATCGCTACGAGCCGGTCGCAGCGGCGACGCGGACCACGCTCAATACCTGGATGCGCAGCGGTCACAGCGGCTTTGATGGGCTGATCGATTTCGACGCCATCCTGCGCGACCCGCATCGCCCCGAGTACCTGCCCGACACTCTCACGCGCGATCACCTTCACCCCAATGATGCGGGCTATCAACGCATGGCCGACGGTATCGACCTGTCCGTGTTGGGATGCCCCGCGCAATAG